The Cotesia glomerata isolate CgM1 linkage group LG9, MPM_Cglom_v2.3, whole genome shotgun sequence region GGTTTCTCTCCCTCAATTTTCTCCATTTTTCCCTTCCCAGTTTTCTTAACACTATAATTCTTCAACAAAATCCTAAAAGAGTGCGCCGCATCCATTAAATACTGCGaagattttatcaaaatattatcaatatttccAACTTCAGGCCAGCGCGCTTTAAGAACACtttctttattaataacaCTCCTTACATGTTCGCAAACATGCGGACAAATCGGAGCTAATAAAATAGTTTGCAAATCAATATAATCCATAATTAAACCCCAATTGACTCCCTCTAACGAACTAAGCTGTATATATTTATCCCTCGCAGTCTGTAGCTCAAAAAATCCTGTCCTTAAAGCTTCCTTATACAACATTTtctcataattttctttagtctcttttattttaagattCATCTCACTTAAAAAGACTTTATCATTAAAAGTCACGGGCTTTCCTTTCCTGAAACTCTTCTCAGTCTCCACAACTTCCTTAACCCACTCAATAAAAGTATACAGCCGAAGAATCCCAGCATCTGCCATAGACTCAACAAAATTAGCATCTTCAACAGAATCCCCCGAGTCTGCAAGACACAATCTCATACCATCAGCAGAAAACTTCTCCACAGCTTCAGTCAAAGTCAAGAAATTCCCCTCAGACTTGGACATCTTCGCAGAGTTCAGCATCAAGTGTCCATTGGCTCTAATTCCACGTGGCCAATTTTCCTCCTGGTCTTCCCAAATTGCCACGtggttataaatataaaacgtAAGATGATTCTGGATCAAATCTTTCCCAGAAACTCGCAAGTCTACCGGGTACCAGTACTGAAATTCCCTTCGCATATTTTCCAGTGCCTCTTTTTTAATCCCAGTTTTTggtaattttacatttttaaaaaaaatatagtccCAAACTTCCGGAGTCATTTGCTCTGCTTTAATCCCTAAAACATTAGGCTTGTCTCCTTTAAAACTTCCACCCTGGAGCATGTGAGCTACTGTATAATAAGCGTTGTAAATCGTAGAGTCAGATAACGACTCtatcaaccaattttcatcCCAGGGTAATTTAGTTCCTAGCCCGTAAGTCCTCGAGCAAGCATACTCATGCAGCCAATCTAAACAAGCcagaaaattctttttaacttCTTCGTGAAAAGTCTCGATATTTTCCAGCGCTTTTAGCGCTTGTTTCTTCCAACAAGCTTCTCCATAGTCTAAGTACCACTGGTCGCACAAAGCAACTACGCACTCATCATTAGACCTagagataattaatttctccGGTTCGTAATAAACAACAGCTGATTTTtcatcaatcatttttttttggatcatttttttcacatcttgaatttttttaccctTATATTCTCCAACTAAGAGCACCCCTTCGTAAAATCCCTTTAAATAAACCATCTCTTTGGCCTGCTGGAGCTTCTCTTTGTCATTTTGtgactgaatttttaattggttGTATAAAGTAACGGCAGCTAAATTACCAAATTCGGGAATTTCTAGCACAGAAATTGGTTCGTAAGGAAGAACCATCTCATCTTTGATTTTATACTTGTCTCTTAaagcttgtttttttttcaagtcaacAAGCGCCGCGTAATCATCAGGAGAGTCACTGGGAACTGAAGTAACAACTCCGGTACCCTTGTCTTCTTTAATTGTCAACATGGGAAGAGTATAGATGACCTTGTGGCTGGTCAAGGGACTATTTAAAGGCAGTCCCATTAATTCTTGACCAACAAATTCGGCAATAATAGGAATTTCTCCTTCAACTTTCATGAATCCTTGGTAAGACATATTTTTAGCAGCTCTTTTAGTGGAAATAAAGACGTCATTGTTAGCTAAAGTATAAGCAATGTATTTAATGTCAGGGTGGATCCAACAATTAGTTTGTCCGTACATTGTCTCGGGTCTTAAAGTCGCTGCAACTaaataagtattatttttaaaatttttgagcttctCGGGAAGCTCAAGGACTTTCATTTTAACTAGAGTGTACTCTTGAGGACCTACACCTTCTCCGGAGGATCTATCGTGGTCCATGCAAGGCTGGTTGTCTTTGGGGGAGAAAATAGTGTAGCGCTTTCCGTACTTTACCTTGTTCTTGGCCTTTAAATGTTGGAATTGCCAACGTACGAAGGAATCGAAGAAAGGATTTGCGTCGGTTGTGATAAAAGTGCGCCGCCAGTCGACGTGAAGGCCGATTGATTTCAAGTCAGCGACTGCTCGAGGGGGAAAATAGTCCAGCCAGTAGGACGCGTCggcgaatttttttatctcggAATCTTCGATTCCGAGACTTCGCATAATTTGCCACTGGTATTTAGCCGTTCCGGCTTTAGCGACGGCTTTGCTCTTTTTTCCTTTGCTTTTGTCCTTGATTATCGCGGCAGTTGGGTCTTCTACGGTGGTGACTTCTTCCTCCTGGTCGGGGAAGTTTGGAGGGTAGCCGAAGACTTGCATCTCGCGCATTAGCTTGTCGGCGCAGGCTTTTATTGGCATCCCGGTGCAGTGGAAGCCGAAAGGGAAAAGAACTTTCTTTCCGAGGAGTCGGTTGAATCTTACTgcaaactttaatttattttggtaTTATTAACAATCTTGCAGTGATTTGTGAAAtatgaataaagaaaattttgagttatttaataattacttttggtAAATTGGagtgtattttcttaact contains the following coding sequences:
- the LOC123271208 gene encoding leucine--tRNA ligase, cytoplasmic, producing the protein MANERKGTFKVEYLQRIEKEVQAKWEASKAYEEDAPKKAKSKDEKFLATFPFPYMNGRLHLGHTFSLSKCEFAVRFNRLLGKKVLFPFGFHCTGMPIKACADKLMREMQVFGYPPNFPDQEEEVTTVEDPTAAIIKDKSKGKKSKAVAKAGTAKYQWQIMRSLGIEDSEIKKFADASYWLDYFPPRAVADLKSIGLHVDWRRTFITTDANPFFDSFVRWQFQHLKAKNKVKYGKRYTIFSPKDNQPCMDHDRSSGEGVGPQEYTLVKMKVLELPEKLKNFKNNTYLVAATLRPETMYGQTNCWIHPDIKYIAYTLANNDVFISTKRAAKNMSYQGFMKVEGEIPIIAEFVGQELMGLPLNSPLTSHKVIYTLPMLTIKEDKGTGVVTSVPSDSPDDYAALVDLKKKQALRDKYKIKDEMVLPYEPISVLEIPEFGNLAAVTLYNQLKIQSQNDKEKLQQAKEMVYLKGFYEGVLLVGEYKGKKIQDVKKMIQKKMIDEKSAVVYYEPEKLIISRSNDECVVALCDQWYLDYGEACWKKQALKALENIETFHEEVKKNFLACLDWLHEYACSRTYGLGTKLPWDENWLIESLSDSTIYNAYYTVAHMLQGGSFKGDKPNVLGIKAEQMTPEVWDYIFFKNVKLPKTGIKKEALENMRREFQYWYPVDLRVSGKDLIQNHLTFYIYNHVAIWEDQEENWPRGIRANGHLMLNSAKMSKSEGNFLTLTEAVEKFSADGMRLCLADSGDSVEDANFVESMADAGILRLYTFIEWVKEVVETEKSFRKGKPVTFNDKVFLSEMNLKIKETKENYEKMLYKEALRTGFFELQTARDKYIQLSSLEGVNWGLIMDYIDLQTILLAPICPHVCEHVRSVINKESVLKARWPEVGNIDNILIKSSQYLMDAAHSFRILLKNYSVKKTGKGKMEKIEGEKPDRGIIWVAKTFPPWQSAVLTTMKELYCKNNNLLPDNKVISVELGKRNELKKYMKRVMPFVQATREKMQTVGLNALNLTLEFDEVSVLKGSKEYLKSTLDLEDIEIQYTDNAPEKTKEECCPGAPYISFFASPGVGVRAINPQKCSGLFTISVKVCEGNTAADVAGKIAKENKRIKDVSSVLLYRYEDPVLGPRTIPNLANIFNGKVQIPSDAVFNVNLETKTIKVNSKSSKESHSLGDEILYFIK